The sequence GGTGTTGCTGCGCGCCTGCGCGGCGATGGCTGCGAAGTCGTGGAGACGCGCGAGCCCGGCGGGACGCCGCTCGGCGAGCAGATCCGCGCGCTCGTCCTCGCATCGAAAGCGGTAGATGATCCGCTCGCGGAGTTGCTGCTGTTCGAGGCGGCGCGCGCTCATCTTGTGGCGAGCGTCGTAGGGCCCGCGCTCGAACGCGGCGCAATCGTGCTCTGCGATCGCTACAGCGCGTCGTCGATCGCGTACCAGGGGTCCGGGCGGGGGTTGGGGCGCGACGTGGTGGAGCGGGCGAACGCCGTGGCGACGCAGGGCATCGCGCCGGACCTGACGCTGCTGTTGGACCTGCCGGTCGAAGCGGGTTTGGCGCGTCGCGCGGGCGCCGGTGAGGGGAACCACTTCGACCGCGAGACGATCGACTTTCACGAGCGAGTGCGGGCGGGGTTTCTGGCGCTTGCTTCAGAGGCGCGCGGCGGATGGGCGGTGCTCGATGCGACGCGGCCGTTCGAGGATGTGGCGGCGGCGGCGCTGGATGCGATTCGGGTTGTTATGCGTGGGTAGTTGCGGGCGGCGCGGCGCGGTGTTGTTGCCGGTTGCAGCGATTGGTCGGTTGCGCGGAGGTTGTCGTGCGAGAGATTCTTCGCTTCGCTCTGAATGACGGCTGGTCGCCGGCTGCATCGATTGGTCGGCTGCGCGGAGGTTGTCGTGCGAGGAGATTCTTCGCTTCGCTCTGAATGACGGTTGGTCGCCGGTTGCATCGATTGGTC comes from Dehalococcoidia bacterium and encodes:
- the tmk gene encoding dTMP kinase; this translates as MTRRGTFIVFEGGEGAGKSTVLAGVAARLRGDGCEVVETREPGGTPLGEQIRALVLASKAVDDPLAELLLFEAARAHLVASVVGPALERGAIVLCDRYSASSIAYQGSGRGLGRDVVERANAVATQGIAPDLTLLLDLPVEAGLARRAGAGEGNHFDRETIDFHERVRAGFLALASEARGGWAVLDATRPFEDVAAAALDAIRVVMRG